ATAAATACATCCTCTACCTGTACCGTATTCTACCTCATAAATACATCCTCTACCTGTACTGTATTCTCTCCTATAAATACATCCTCTACCTGTACTGTATTCTACCTCATAAATACATCCTCTACCTGTACCGTATTCTACCTCATAAATACATCCTCTACCTGTACCGTATTCTACCTCATAAATACAACTTTTACATCCTGTACTGTACACATATTCTACATCTGTAGTAGCTATTCTACCCTCTTCTGTACCATCCTCTACGTAAAAATGAAACCTTCATCAATGCTGAACCTATGTGGTATGGTAGCCGTACATTACTTTGCTTCACGTCTAGATATTCAGAACCTGTTCCTTCAAGACGTCCTCTACTTATACCATATCCTACAAAAAACTtttgatataggtacatgtactttatatatCTTGTACAATGTTTTCCCTCATGAACTCAATGACATAGCACCCACCACTGTATTCTATAGCTAGTTGTGCTTGTACACTCTCATCCTCATTGTTTAGATAACATAGAATTGCCATGTTGCCACATCTTATCAGAGAACTTTGCCATTAACCCTGCCGTGTGTTTACAAGACCGACTATGGTACATACTTTTTAACCTCTAAAAGAATACTCCGACTGTGCAGAAACATTTGAGCACAGTAAAACTGTCTGATGTGGGGTAGATTGTAGTTTAGCTGTATGAACAAATCTAGATGACGTATCTCCGATAAAACACACATCCTGCATCCACACAAGCCACATGCTGTTCATCCAACTTCTATTCTGTCTTGAAAAATTGATAATCGATTGATAAGATTGATTTCATCGttgatattatgtatatttaaactttaGAGAGTTCACCTACGGTATATGGTATACATGCTACATTTCTTAGATTATTTGGTTAAAACAGTTTGTAAAACAATTGTGTCAAGATTGACGAAACCTTCAGATTTACTTGTTGTGTTGCTGTTAAATGCAGTATTGCACTATTGGTCCTATGAGAATAACTGATATTAGTAATAGgaccaaaaaaaaataagaaaagaaaaataatgaaaagaaatatGCATGTAAAGCTGTTTGTCTCTCACATTTCTGGTTTGGTAGTTTCAAACTAAGGGGTGATAATCTTATATACAATAGAAATTCTAACAAAAACTTTACTTTCTAACTAACAAAAACTTAGATTTTAGTCACAGTAGTACCTAATAATAATGCCATAATATAGAACATGATTATCAGAAAATATGATCTATTTACACAAGTTAATTCAATTATATAAAGCTCTATCAAATATTGCAACAATTCAACTACATATTAAGTATCATCAGTCATTTGcatattttatgtttgtgtagaaatatgtacattgaCTGACTAGTGTACTTCATAGTGAACCTCATTTATACACCTGTTTATGTTATGATGCGTTACTGCAGCAAATattatttagaaaatatgtAGGAAATAAGATTAAGCACAACCACTCAACCATATTTTAGTGAAATTTTGTTGGCAACAAGAGCAATGAAATATGTGTTTACTGCATATTTAGTTACAATATAATGCTTATTATATGTTACTGAGATTTGTTCTGAGGATGAAGGCCATTTGTGGGGATCTGATGAAGTACATGCTATGTATATACTGCATTtgccataattagcacccctttCCCTATAATTGCCCTCTCCTTATGTGGATAGGGAATTGAAGTTGTTTAAATGCCTCCATCTCATGgatttaataatgttttttaacatatatatgatGCCTCTGACATCAACGCTAcagtatcccatattacatgaacttgcgagtcttttacatgtgaatcacgacatgATAAAGGTTAAAGTTTAAAACgcatatgtatgtttactgtaacagataatgTGTCGtgagtacagaaagagttaTGATATGGCTGATGTTTTccgtccacaacttacatttggTACACTAATAAATGCAttcccctacccccccccccattcccCTTTTGTTACAATTTCTGTTTCTAAGTGCCATGGGTGCTAATTACAGCGATTAcggtatatataataataatctGTCCAGACATCTCTAGttatatcacaaataaaaaatggGATTGATCAAAGCCACTGGAATACTGGATGGTGcctttcatataaaaataacttCAAAGAAATGTTCTGGTTTATGAAATTTGGTGTAATTTCCTAACACATAACATCATGTTTTATGTTCAGACATGATTGGCACATTTTGAAAGAGACAAAGTCTTTATTGTAAGTTACATACTAAGATTTGACAGATAGTTGTGTCTATAACAAATTCATATGTATGGTAAATTGATTAATGCTgtcatttataaacatgtttctCTGAAATAGGAGAACATGATTCTTCAGTAATACTTGAAACAAATGACGTACTGGTAACATTGATCTTGGCATATCACATTCCCCATAACTGTAACTTACTGGTTAATATGGTGTATTGAGTGTCCTGTATTTGATTCCACCCTGTGTGCTAGCTGTGTTTAGTTTTATCTATCGAGTGGCAATTCAAACTTTAAATTAAGACTTTATAAGGTTACATGAACGTCTATGTTTTCAATGTAAGTATTTCTCAAGTGCTATCTTAAAATCCACTTAACCAATATGCAGTAATCAGAATTGTATAGTATTCAAGTGACCAGGCTATACAGAACTCTTATAAATATAGAAAGTTACGGAATAAATGGAGAGTTTCAAAATTAACAAAGCACTGAACTATAGGGCATGTATTGTAATCAAGTAAACTGTCAATGATTATAACAATTTCGCTGTTTGAAATGATTTGTTTCCGTACACAGGGCTTTTGCTATGTCATAccatatatattattatgataAACTTCCTCTATAGAAAGAtgctgtgtaataaaaaaaaaataccaagcTTGGATATAAACAGACAAttcatacatgtgtatatacatatatatataagatccAGGCATCTGTAGTAAAATGAGCAATAGTCATTCACACACATTGAAAATATAGAAATTACAGGATATAAGCTACGTATCATGTGTATTTACCAACACAAGGAAAGGGGCTGATTTCACGGCCAAAAGTGCTACCTTGAGCTGCCAGGTAATTGTGTACACCTGTTGTTAATTAAACTATTGGCCTTTCAGAAACCCCCAATTAATGTTGCCTAGTGTATTATCTGTGGGGAGGGCTACATGGTACTGTAGGGATGTTGGTTTGTTATTATTGGTCTTTTACAGGGAAAGGTAGGTCATGTGTTGGCTGTAAATTAGTAAAGACAGGTAATAGGGAAATGGTCAGAGTTTTCTGAGTGAGAGATGGGTATGGTGCTAGGACTTGAAGTAAAACGGTTGTCTTAGAAAGGGTGAAGATGAGAAAAGAGAGAGAATTGTAAGACAGTTGGAGGAGAAGTTATGAGACAAAGAAGGGCATACTGAAACAACAGCAGAAGGGATGAAGAGATATTGTGAAATAAGCTGAGATGCTGaagaaatagaaatatataacaGTATGGAGACACATTGGGGTAGGGAGATGAAATATACAGAGAGGGGTTATAATGTTGGTAAGACTTGGAGAGGTCATGATTAGAGTGAGACCAGAAGGGTTGGGATTAAAAAATAAGATAGTTATGGAATGAGAGACATTGGAGTGAGATGATAAGACATATTGATATGGATCATAAGACCATACAAACAGCAGGGGGCAGTTCATTTGAGTATAGGGGAAAGGGTTTGTGAGACAGAGTGAGAGTAATAAACACAGGACTGGTAAGTGGGGAAGGAAGAAAAACAAGAGTATGGGGTGCAATAGAGGGAAAGGGGTGGAAATGTGAGAGAAGAGGATCTCCCTAGGGTGGTGGAGGGAGACGATTGAGTAAAAGGATGGGAAGCCAAACAAGAGGGATCGGGGTCTGACAGAAGGGGGTAAAGGGATAAGGAAATGTTTCCCAGACAACACAAAGGCTGATTTAGCACATAATTATCTCTTGTTTAAAACTACACAGGGAACACTTAAAGCCTTGAAAACTAAAAACAGTAGCAGAAGATAATGATATAATGACTGTTCTGTATGTCAGTATGTATTGTGTGGTTAGGAGGCTCCACATGGTAATACTTCATGTTGTAGAAAAGGGGGGGTGGGTGGTAGAACCAACCTCAGGAAATATCAAGGGTGATTGTACAATCACAACATGCAAAGGagacatacatacacatcaCGTACTTGGTTCATCTGTTAATTATTGTCAACTAAACCGGTTCACCTTTACTGAGGCTTCATCAGGACACAAAACTTAAAATTTGCTcttatcatacataaaatgaatTTACTGTTTTGATTGTTAATTGTGCTGTGTAGAATAATGTCACAAGTTTCGCCCTTACTGTGGGCTTCTTAGGGACAAATTACAGTGTGTGTTTAAAGTACTAAAAAAGAGGATCCCAATGTATTACGACGTCATCAACAAGAGATAGTATAGCCTGGTGTAATGGTACCTACCTACTTTACCTCATATTGTGATACAGGAGAGGCTCTCAATGCATGACACGTTAACGTTACATAATCATGTACACACTGTATGTTAAAACGAGATCTTAACCCGTTTGTTTGGTATCTACATCCGAGTTCAGCCAAAAACAAGAGATGTTAGTCCTAGTAAGGACTTGCCAAGTACACAGTAACATTATATAAATGGTTGTTATTTCTAATGGCATCcaaaaacattcataaatgaTCACCTATTAAGTTGTTTGAAATATTCCAGTCAACTAGTGTGatttaaataatcatatttaatcTGAAAGAGTCCTAGCATCTTCCGATTTCTGGAGATATGTCATGAACAATACATAATATGGCGTCTCTTCTTTTAGGGAGGAACGATCATATAATGGTAGGGGTTGAATATGACCATAGAGAGATATTCAGATTGCTCATATGTAACTGATTGGATTCAGCCATGCATACAATGAAAATATGAGACTTGATGCTTTGGTTGTTGATGGTGGCGGCCCCACTGTGAGTTGGATGCTTTGGTTGTTGATGGTGGCGGCCCCACTGTGAGTTATACCAGGCCGCTATTGATTGTTCAGTGTTATATATCAAATAGGTCCACACATCCTATCACAAACAAACCCATAGAGATTCTCAGTTTCATCAGATCTTTGTCATTGATTAACAATGTGTCTGCAAAAATGCTAACTCAGCAAAAATTTTCAATGTCAATCTCAGAATTTCACAATTTATTGGTCACAGACGCTCACCACTATCAGATGCATATTTACATGAGAGAATGTTTCAATGATTTACATTACAGTATAAATAACATTCAGTTGATTTAATCCTCAATAACATGAAACTAAAAATTCATAAATTGCTCACGTGATAAACAACATGTAACAATGTCCTAACTTTTTAATTTGTGTCTCAAAGAGAACAAAAGGGTAGGAGGAGGGCTTATGTTAGCCTTGATGTTGGCATTGGTGCCTTCGTTTGCAGTTAagctttatataaaaatgtcaatttgttGTGTTCCAAaaaaacagacatttatatttgcATCAATAAATGATTATAAATGTCTTGGAATGGggaaattttcataatttcgAGAGGCCTAAGTGTACTTGGGTTAAAGTTCTTGAGTAAGTGTTCAAATACTGTTGTTCTTTTTTTGAGTATTTGCAATCACTAACAGGGAGGAAACGCAGGATTTTCAAGAGGCCCCTTTGGACAAGTAATGACTGTTGGAGGCGAGCTTAGCTattctcaaaacaaaaaatataaactggTTTTACTTGTAATGTGATCAATCCTCTGTTTGTATTAGTGTAACACACTTACCATTACAAATTGACcatcacataaatatatatgttatcaaCATTAACAATTACGtatgtattgtgtattacaGGTATCCAAGCTGGTCATTCTCCATGAAGAAGCAGAAGATGGTAACGCTATGCCAGACCTGGCCATGCCAGTCCAGACAGTCAAACTGGCCGTCGATAATCTGGTCAAGGTATGGACTTTGTTGTCAATCTTTTCCTCACTCCTAACTCCTTATTAAATCTTATAACTGCACATATAAACGTTTATATATTGGTATGAAAAGCATAACTAGCATACATATTATTCATGGTTGAATCCAAAACAGTCATCAGATTTTCTAATTTTCGcattgtttttttatgatatttgccCTCTTAAAGTTAAATGCCACCGTATTGCACCGGCCGCTAGCTTTAGGTTAATCTTTATGATATAGTTGACTTATCCTAGAACTGGGAAGGCCATTCGTGCACTGTTGATTCTTGATCTGtaaatgtagtatatatatatagccactATACTTATAAATACCTGTTTAGGACTAAACAAGCAGACAAATTGATGATGAGCTGACTTTTAGGTCCTTTATGATGAACACTAATGTTAAGGTTCAGATCGGTTATGGTTGTAAaggtttaaagatgctccaccgttgacaaatggtattttttcactatcaaaaacggcagcagacgatttagtatttttcttcagttacaaaagttacttactttacaccattaccgccgaaaagtttgagcttctaatttcacttcaagttaaaataaaaaaaaaaaaattaattgcatcccgaaaaaattccatagcactatatcctatatggaatgaagtactgattgcgcttgacccaaaggcaaaataaattattttatattattttttgtgttaattagacttatgcatacacaattaaacactaattattgttcaaatgatgaatatcatttatactgtcggcgatggagcatctttaatgtatatgggacaaaattaaacattaggTAAATTTTCTTATCCATTATTTGATATGAAGATATAATGTTGTTTTCTAGGTCGGGTACGACACCATCAACAGTAGTGAGGACCAGATTCTAAAACAGGACATGCCACCCGCCCTCAATAGAGTAGAGGAAGCATCCTTACTTCTCCTACAGGCCTCACAGCTCCTCCGGACAGATCCTTACTCTGCTCCCGCCCGCAAAAAACTTATAGAGGGATCTAGAGGTAATTAAGGGCTAAAAAAACTTATGGAGGGATCTAGAGATAAGAGCTATGTAaattgatgatgatatgattatgtgttattaaaaaataataaaacattcttATCCAAGATTTccttaatatcaataatatcgtCAGGTCAGACAAGTGTTTATTATTAATGAGTTAAACATGTGAGTGATACCGGCCCTCGTGGGctcttgtttttaaaatgaattcacAAAGcttcaatattttacaaatattcatGTTTTATGCACTAGGTATTTTACAAGGGACATCTGCCTTGCTGTTAGCATTTGATGAATCAGAAGTGAGAAAAATCATCCGTGTATGTAAAAATGTGTTAGAGTACTTGGCTATAGTGGAGGTTGTGGACAGAATGGAGGATCTCGTCACATATGTCAAAGTAAGTACAAAGTCAATCGTCACGTATGTCAAGGTAAATGTCAAACTCCAGAAAAAAGACACAAGATGACATTGAGTTTATTTTGTCTTGACCATGCTTTTCCATCTAATTGACAATGTTACATCTTGTAATTGTCAAAACAATCTgttgaaaaagaagaaaaaaatatatcagtacCAAAATCATAATGAAAAATTGAATTGTTAAATTGGTACTTTTGTTTAcgtgttaataggactttaaccAAACCAACTGAACTAAATCTTACTTGAAAAGATTAAACAACCAATCTGTCTGTATCCTGATCAATGAAGCATCATAACTGTATCAGATCTGTGTTTAACAACCATATTTGTGAGATAAAACATAATCTTGATGTTTTCAGAATTTAAGTCCAGTCCTCACCACGATGGCCAAACAAGTGGATGGCCGTGAGAAGGAACTGACTCACCAGGTCCACAGAGAGATGCTGTGTCATTCTCTAGATCAGGTCAAAAATCTCACCCCTGTCGTCATTAGTGGAATTAAAATTTACATCACAGCCAAAGGTAAGATAATCAATGTCATAGCACCCTTTTATCCATTCAGTTTGGACTTACTGATGTTATGAAAACCCTAAATGAACTGGTGGTCTGTACTGATGTGATTCTGTTAAATAATTGTAATTCCTCACAATACACTTGACATTGTAATACTTACATTATGCTTTATGTTGTTATTTCTTACAATACTCTTCACATTGTAATTTCTTACATTACACTTCACATTGTAACTCCTTACAacacatttacattgtaattcATAACTATATACTTAACATTTTAAATCCTTACAAATACACTTCGCATTGTATTTCCTAGCAATATACTTAACTTTTTAAATCCTTACAATACACTTCACATTGTATTTCCTAGCAATATACTTAACATTTTAAATCCTTACAATACTATAAACACTATATCTTATAATTCCTTATACAGAAAACTACACAATGCCCCAGCAAGTTGCTGATGCTCAGACCAACAGAGACTACATGGTGAAGAAGATGAGGGATGAAATCCATGAAATTATCCGGGTCCTGCAGCTGACCACATACGATGAAGAAGAATGGGATGCCGATGATTTAGCTGTTATGAGGAAACTCCAGAGCGCCATTGACCAGAAAATCAAACCAGCGAATGATTGGTTGGCAGACCCGACTGCTCTCGTTGGTAGTGCCGGTAGGTGGAGATAACTCCAGTTTGTATTCCATCCTTATGAACGTGACTTGTATAattgattgaaaatatatattggtaTATTCCAGATTAAAAATCATTAACTAGTCATTAAAAATAGGGTTAAaaggaaaaacaaaacaaagtagTTCTGGTAGGTGGAGATGACTCCAGTATACAATCTTGTTGAATATTTAACAATTGATTCTGTTATTTTCCTGAAACAAAttctttgttattttgtgtACATCAATATTTGTGATTAAGATATGAAATTATCATGATTGACCAGAAAGCATTTCATTATGTCACATGACCAGAAAGCATTTCATTATGTCACAAATGTTCAAAGTTTACATTAAGCAACAGTTGTTATTATGAAGAGATAGCTAAAATTTATCATCAAATTGCATACTAGGAGACAAATCACTGCATCAGATTCTGGAGGACTCCCGGCGTGTAGCAGACAGATGTACTGATCCAGAGGACAGAGATAGGATATTGAAGAACGTTGGGGACATGGAATCCATGGCTAATGCTCTCTCAGAGCTCAGGCAGCAGGGCAAGGTAAGTAGGGTTGTATACATAGACCCAGGGCTTGAACATCTTTATTAAAAGCATGTGGAAAAAGAAAGAATAATTGGAATAATGTTAGTCACATACTACTACCAAAAGCTTATACATTTAAGGTATTTCGTGTGTCTTGAGTTCAGTACCTAACTCGATTTGCcctcttctacttctagaagATTGCATCTGTTCACTTAAATTGTTGCTCTTCTGCTTCTGAAAGCTCTCCATCTATatgctggaagatcttctgagaagacTTCTCTTCTTAGAAGCGTGCAAATCGAGTTGATCTGTGATGTTGGATTGTTCTTTAGTGGAAGAGACTTTAGATATAAGATGTGGTGTTTACAGGGTAGCAGTCCACAAGCTATGTCTTTAGCCCGTCAGATCCAAAGTAAACTACACGAACTACAGCAGCAGACCCAGAATGCCATCGTGAAGAGTGAGAGATCTGGTATACGTCGTCCCGCACCGACTGTTGAGGGAAAGGTAGAACAGGCTAGTAGGTGGCTTGCCCATCCTGGCATGGACGACCGTGGACTCGGTAAGTGGCATGAACGACTGCAGACTTGGTAAGGATAGCAATATCTGCCAAATCTGTCAATCATTTAATACAGCACTACTCACAAGGATTTATTCCATGGCTCCCAAGGAAATCCCCAgaattattttctgaaatttcagaatGAAATATTCCTTTGTAAGACATTAAGAGATACTTCCCTTCTTAAAACTTAAGTATTATTGGTTATCCTGTATAggttaaaatacaattttagaGCAATTTTCATCTCATGCTATAGCCTAGATAGTTTAAGGGTGTGTACTGGTATACTGGAGAATAATTGTAGGAGAAGAACTTTTCTTGTggaatattttcaaatgaaatttttttgttgatttaaacatttgttaTCCAATGTTTTTGTAAGTattaaaaacataagaaacaaatAAGTGATATTGATATGTCTGGATTTTgatgtatttatgtaacattatATATCAATTCATTTATAACATAATTTGATTGATACAGGAGAGCAAGCTACGCGTATGATAGTAGCAGAGGGGCGTCGGGTAGCAGATTCGTGCCCAGGACCTCAGCGCTCAGATTTGATGAGGCTATGTGACGAGACAGAGATACTTACTAATCAGCTATCAGATCTGATACGGAAAGGACAGGTATATCAGAATAATAAAATAGAAGTATAGAGGGgtaagtacaatttaccgtcggtaagtcccaccttccagtgtTTATGACATCATAAAAATCATGCCAAATGACGACGTCATAGTCACTGGATGGTGGGACGAatcaacggtaaattgtacttaacTCATGTCGTTTAGAGATCTCGAAACCCCCATATTTTCAGGGTTCATGTACCAATGAACCCTGGTTGAGTTCTTTGGACTTTTTTGCTTCAATGATCATCAGATCTTACAAATAAAGTAATAAATCTGACATCAAGAACAGCAATCTGTCAGTagcttttaatttatttgacaGTAATAATTGGATTGAGTCATACTTTATATTCTGTATGTAACATTGTTGAAAAGTTAAAGGGAGGCAACATTATTAAATGTTAGTTGTTTTTGATTGGGAAAAGTATTCAGATATCAATTTTAGAATGAAATGATGAATTAAAACCTCCCTTGAATCTACTAGTATGATGTGGAAATGTTGAACTTAAATCACCACTACATGTTGAATTCCAGGGAGATAGTCCTCAGGCAAAGGCACTGGCTAAAGCTCTGACTGAAAAACTCCATGCTCTCAAGTATAAAATACAGGAGGCATTGGTTAGTCAGGTAAGTCAATGACAATGTCAAACAAGGTCACTCTCCAGTAAACTAAAAAGAAATGCAGGTAAAAATTAACTATTTAACAATAACCTGGATGTTATTGCAAAAATATATTGCTACAAACTGTaaacatttattgaaaaattctatatatttaaaaaatgaaaaaattaaaatagtgataaataaataaaagatgtgaaatgatttgttttcttcCTTCTGTAGGTTGCTGATGATTTTATCGACATCTCCATGCCTCTGAAGAACCTGACTGATGCTGCTCTGGCTCCCTTAGGTAGGTTGTGGTAGCTTAAATAACTAATCACTGCATTTGAACAGAAATGACTAGAATAAAATTGAGGAGAGAAAAACGGGAGAGGGTTGATTGTATAATGTCAGAACGATCTTTGTTAACAGGAACTCCAGGTCGTGATGCTAACTTTGCTGACAAGGCAAGACAGTTTGAGGACCACTCTTCCAAACTAGCTGACACTGCCAACATGGTGGCTACCAAAGGAGGATGTAGGAACAAGAAAACTGTAGAGGCCATCTTTAAATCATCAGCACAGGTAAGATATCAAAGTCATCAGCACAGGTAAGATCTTCAAATCATCAATACAGGTAAGA
The DNA window shown above is from Argopecten irradians isolate NY chromosome 8, Ai_NY, whole genome shotgun sequence and carries:
- the LOC138329525 gene encoding vinculin-like isoform X9; this translates as MPVFHTKIIESILEPVAQQVSKLVILHEEAEDGNAMPDLAMPVQTVKLAVDNLVKVGYDTINSSEDQILKQDMPPALNRVEEASLLLLQASQLLRTDPYSAPARKKLIEGSRGILQGTSALLLAFDESEVRKIIRVCKNVLEYLAIVEVVDRMEDLVTYVKNLSPVLTTMAKQVDGREKELTHQVHREMLCHSLDQVKNLTPVVISGIKIYITAKENYTMPQQVADAQTNRDYMVKKMRDEIHEIIRVLQLTTYDEEEWDADDLAVMRKLQSAIDQKIKPANDWLADPTALVGSAGDKSLHQILEDSRRVADRCTDPEDRDRILKNVGDMESMANALSELRQQGKGSSPQAMSLARQIQSKLHELQQQTQNAIVKSERSGIRRPAPTVEGKVEQASRWLAHPGMDDRGLGEQATRMIVAEGRRVADSCPGPQRSDLMRLCDETEILTNQLSDLIRKGQGDSPQAKALAKALTEKLHALKYKIQEALVSQVADDFIDISMPLKNLTDAALAPLGTPGRDANFADKARQFEDHSSKLADTANMVATKGGCRNKKTVEAIFKSSAQVNDLTPQVVTAARIVLADPNNAAARDHFDLMKKQWTDNMEQLRGLVDEAVDTPAHLKAVEEAILRDTDRVEDGIRTNDPAKMVMNGSNIARRANRVLQVAHTEAENSEDPQFVDQVNRAAENLKSTISPMVQSAKTMSMNPHDGKAVNDWRKDNQKLISAVGDVRDIFREEPGFDQFPPPPPDLSQLHITVPDQFADGSHMMPQPEATMRQQEAYPGQFAPQAPPPPVPPPPQDPFSYYGRDGAPPRPPLPTDQTPPRPPPPDTDDEEDMIFPSVPQANQPIMMAAHALHMETKQWSSKDNEIIGAAKRMAILMAKLSQLVRGEGGTKKDLISTAKKIAEASEEVTKLAKKLAAECTDKKMRTNLLQVCERIPTIGTQLKILSTVKATMLGAQEPIPAPDGSEIACGSEEDQEATEMLVGNAQNLMQAVKETVRAAEAASIKIRVDSGYTIRWLRKRPWYTS
- the LOC138329525 gene encoding vinculin-like isoform X8; the protein is MPVFHTKIIESILEPVAQQVSKLVILHEEAEDGNAMPDLAMPVQTVKLAVDNLVKVGYDTINSSEDQILKQDMPPALNRVEEASLLLLQASQLLRTDPYSAPARKKLIEGSRGILQGTSALLLAFDESEVRKIIRVCKNVLEYLAIVEVVDRMEDLVTYVKNLSPVLTTMAKQVDGREKELTHQVHREMLCHSLDQVKNLTPVVISGIKIYITAKENYTMPQQVADAQTNRDYMVKKMRDEIHEIIRVLQLTTYDEEEWDADDLAVMRKLQSAIDQKIKPANDWLADPTALVGSAGDKSLHQILEDSRRVADRCTDPEDRDRILKNVGDMESMANALSELRQQGKGSSPQAMSLARQIQSKLHELQQQTQNAIVKSERSGIRRPAPTVEGKVEQASRWLAHPGMDDRGLGEQATRMIVAEGRRVADSCPGPQRSDLMRLCDETEILTNQLSDLIRKGQGDSPQAKALAKALTEKLHALKYKIQEALVSQVADDFIDISMPLKNLTDAALAPLGTPGRDANFADKARQFEDHSSKLADTANMVATKGGCRNKKTVEAIFKSSAQVNDLTPQVVTAARIVLADPNNAAARDHFDLMKKQWTDNMEQLRGLVDEAVDTPAHLKAVEEAILRDTDRVEDGIRTNDPAKMVMNGSNIARRANRVLQVAHTEAENSEDPQFVDQVNRAAENLKSTISPMVQSAKTMSMNPHDGKAVNDWRKDNQKLISAVGDVRDIFREEPGFDQFPPPPPDLSQLHITDQSMPPLPPPPIWPSQEFSEIFNLGRPPASAYSPTSATYSPVVVDSPPNRNISARDGAPPRPPLPTDQTPPRPPPPDTDDEEDMIFPSVPQANQPIMMAAHALHMETKQWSSKDNEIIGAAKRMAILMAKLSQLVRGEGGTKKDLISTAKKIAEASEEVTKLAKKLAAECTDKKMRTNLLQVCERIPTIGTQLKILSTVKATMLGAQEPIPAPDGSEIACGSEEDQEATEMLVGNAQNLMQAVKETVRAAEAASIKIRVDSGYTIRWLRKRPWYTS
- the LOC138329525 gene encoding vinculin-like isoform X17, which produces MPVFHTKIIESILEPVAQQVSKLVILHEEAEDGNAMPDLAMPVQTVKLAVDNLVKVGYDTINSSEDQILKQDMPPALNRVEEASLLLLQASQLLRTDPYSAPARKKLIEGSRGILQGTSALLLAFDESEVRKIIRVCKNVLEYLAIVEVVDRMEDLVTYVKNLSPVLTTMAKQVDGREKELTHQVHREMLCHSLDQVKNLTPVVISGIKIYITAKENYTMPQQVADAQTNRDYMVKKMRDEIHEIIRVLQLTTYDEEEWDADDLAVMRKLQSAIDQKIKPANDWLADPTALVGSAGDKSLHQILEDSRRVADRCTDPEDRDRILKNVGDMESMANALSELRQQGKGSSPQAMSLARQIQSKLHELQQQTQNAIVKSERSGIRRPAPTVEGKVEQASRWLAHPGMDDRGLGEQATRMIVAEGRRVADSCPGPQRSDLMRLCDETEILTNQLSDLIRKGQGDSPQAKALAKALTEKLHALKYKIQEALVSQVADDFIDISMPLKNLTDAALAPLGTPGRDANFADKARQFEDHSSKLADTANMVATKGGCRNKKTVEAIFKSSAQVNDLTPQVVTAARIVLADPNNAAARDHFDLMKKQWTDNMEQLRGLVDEAVDTPAHLKAVEEAILRDTDRVEDGIRTNDPAKMVMNGSNIARRANRVLQVAHTEAENSEDPQFVDQVNRAAENLKSTISPMVQSAKTMSMNPHDGKAVNDWRKDNQKLISAVGDVRDIFREEPGFDQFPPPPPDLSQLHITDGAPPRPPLPTDQTPPRPPPPDTDDEEDMIFPSVPQANQPIMMAAHALHMETKQWSSKDNEIIGAAKRMAILMAKLSQLVRGEGGTKKDLISTAKKIAEASEEVTKLAKKLAAECTDKKMRTNLLQVCERIPTIGTQLKILSTVKATMLGAQEPIPAPDGSEIACGSEEDQEATEMLVGNAQNLMQAVKETVRAAEAASIKIRVDSGYTIRWLRKRPWYTS